ATCACccacacacgtaaaataaaaactaattgaaaggaaaaaaaaactccactTAGTAATCATAAGGGTGGTCCAGTAATTTTTCAAAACTGTAGCTCATATGTATTTTTCAATGGAAAATGTTTTGTCATTATCACTAGTAAGTATAGTTGTTGTAATTGTTTTGGcttcttgagacaaagtttcttgtagcccaggttgtcctcaaactcagctGAGGGTGACTTTAAACTcctgatgcccctgcctccacctttcaaGTGCTTGGCAACGTTTTTAATATGAAAGCTCTCTGACattttcacaaaataatttttctttcgcTTACAGTATGACAACAGGTACTGGTTCTGAAGACACTGTTACAATTAATGTCCATGTTTACAGCACAGTTCTCGGCAATTTATAGCTAAAGAGGACAAGATGCCActtgagatttcttcttcttcttcctcttctctggctGTTCACACCACTTGACATGGATGTTGCTGTCCCCTAATGCTTCTCCTTTGGTCTCTACAGGGTTCTCTTCCCCAGCTAACTTTGCTCTCCTCTGCATCACCATAGCTCCTGAACTTCTCCGCCTTCGTGCTGGAGAGAGAGTTTCTTTCACTATGCAATAGCAAACCGCAGAcacaaaattttttttgaagttttcatTCATAAGTGCATAAACAATGGGATTACAGATGGAATTGAAAAATCCAATTATTTGCACTATTGCAAAAATCATCTTGATTGTGACTTCATCGTATTCCTTTTCAAAATTACCTGAAATAAAGTAATACTTTAGAATGcttactggttttattttttttaactataaaattCTACTGTGTGCATTTAAAAGATTTGCATTTATGCAAATGATTAGTGATATAAAACATTCTTGTGTCTACTTTGAAAAAAGCATCTGGCATCTGAATAAAAGTACTTTTGTAATATGTACTCAATCACCCATGCATTGCCTGGTGCCTAGTACATACTGTAAGGCTCAAATAATTTCAACTCAATAATACCAAGCCTCACATACCCAAAAAGCACAGATACTCTTCAAATATTCTCTTGCATTccagaaacaatcatactgagtccCAGCGAACACATAAAGGGTCACTGCGTCTAGGCATCTGACTGGACTCCTAGGTGCATTTAATTCACAAAGTGCAAGCCTAGAAGGCTCTTAAGGTGTCTCTCCATGCTAGACAGcttagggaggggaggggcaagaTAGGAGAAACTCGAAGAGCTGGTCTTTATCTTTTGTAATTATCAGTGACTTAGTCTTAGTCACGCACAGTCTCCTACCACATGATGACTTGGTGTTCTGTAACACACAAAGGCAATGTTCAATATTTGACATTTAGTTATCTAAGTGATCAGCAACTGGTGGGAAATATATGATTTTCCACGTATTCCAGTGGAAAATGAactatgagagacagagagagagagagagagagagagagagagagagagagagagagactcactgtATTCAATCATCATGTGAACAATGTGGAAAGGTGCCCAGCACACAGCAAAGAGagccaccactgtcaccatcatgATCACAGCTCGCTTCTTCTTCCTAGTCCCACAAAGAAACATTGCATTGGTTAACTCTGTCCTGGCAAATGTGTTAGGTCGACAGCAGATGCATAACTGTTTAAGCCTACTTAAGCCTTGACAGGAGGGAGTTCCTGAGGCTGTTTGTGGGCAGATTGTCAGCTCTCCATCTTTACAACCTTCATACCTCTCACATCCCTGTGATCCATGCTCAGCATGGGTCTGGAACTCTACAAGGATACAGACTTATGGtatgtcttttattttcccaATAAGCTAGTGGACAGAGGCAGAAACTGGGCAAGAGAGAAGTTTAAagcacagtgggggtggggttaatAAATGATGGATGCCCTTTGGATTTAAATCTAGGAGTGTTCTTCAGTGACATGGATTTCATTCACTGGCATGTGCTTAAAGCAGTCCATATCTCTGATAACTAAACATCAGTACTTATAAAATATGGTGAGCCTCaatgggagcagggactgtctctgactctattcaCTGACTCTGGATCCCtcccccctagctgggctgccttgtcaggccccagtggaaGAGGACGTGCTTAGTTCTGCTCGACTTGAGGTGCCAGCTTGGGTTGGGTACCCCTTGGGGGACCCCCCTATtgtgagaaggaaaggagaaaacggGGGCATGAgggtaggactaggaggagaggcgggagggagctggtatcaggctgtaaagagattaaatgaaaaaaatatggtgAGCCTCAAGGATAGAATTAAAACTTTATAATACAGTCAACCACAGATTCAAGctaattttcttcattcttcaaaAACTAGATTTACTTCTGGTCAGATCTACACATTGGCTTGGTGCTTTCAGTTTCAAACATACAGACTCATCGACTGTCCTTTCAGTCTGGTAactcttcccccccacccccaagtggtCTCCTCGGTCCTGGGGCTCCAGTGTATAGTCAGAGGAAAGTTTTCTTTATACAAACTGGGCACTAGAGGTCTCTGCGTACTTGTAGAATTAAGGAAACCCCATCAACTCACCACCAGGCAAGgtgctgcttgtttgttttaacagtCATTGGACAAAGATTTTGTCACGGGAACTACAAATACCTCAGTAAAGTGTGTCTTGAAATGGATGCTAATAAATAATATGAGATGGCACTGCCTTTGAGTTAAAATACAAAGTATCAATTATAGCTATCTAATATAAGAAGCATTCTGGGGTTTCAAAGGATTTTCATGCTAGCTCATGACATTATTCTTAAGTGGTGGGGATACAGGGCAATTGTCAATGTGAGCTCTTGTACTTGTGGCAAACTCAGGGTCATCTGAAGCAAAGTTTCCTGAATATTCCTAATGCTGGTGGCAGTGAGGAAGGGGGACAGGGGTCTTGACTCCACCCCACAGCATCATGGTTTCAAGTGAGGCCAGGATCTCTCGAATGAATTACAAATGATGCTCGGGCCACCGTCCCTTCCAGCACAACTAACAAGACATCTTTAAACCCTGGTGGATACCTTAAGAAACAGACCTGGctattttgaacatttcttttccaTGAATAGTCTGGAGCACGGAGCCATCCCCAACTCTTTTCTTGATCCAAAGCTCGTAGCCGATTTTCCCATAGAGGGCGAGCAGTAGGAcgagaggcagcaggaagaggatgaTAAGGATGAAAGTAGTGTAGATCTTCTGGTGCACGGGGCTGCTCCACTCCTCCAAGCAGCAGATGTGTTCTTTTTCGTAGAGGAAGTCATACTTAATCTTTACAGTAAGAACAATCTAGTTACAAACCCCAGAAACCAGGACCCACAGGGCAGCGCGCAGCCCAGTGCCATTGTTCCACTGGGACATCTTTAAGAGCTCCCGCACAGCTGCTGAGGAATTTCCAAACCTGAACCAGCTTCAATGGTTATCGTGTTATAAATCGTAGCTTCTCCCTGGGCCACTGAGGCTTCGAATTTTGCACTTTGTGATTTTAAACGGAATGCAGGACTGTGCCTGCTGTGTTCACTTTTTACCTTTCTCAACTTTTGTCTCCACTGGATGCACGCTTTCAGTTGGCTGAGAGAGTATACATGGAAAAAATAGTGTGCATCATATGCTAGGCAGTTTAATTATGGATTCAGCTGATGCAGTTGCTTCCTCACTTTCTGATGAAGAGGACTGGGCAAGCATCAGTCTTCTTTAAAGTAAGAGGAACCTGGCCATATTTCTACCATCATCTCATGTCAGAATCATTAGATTGTAGTGATAATGGGAAGGCAGCTAGTAGCTTTTTGGGTAGGGGAGGGGGCGTTTAtaatttttactcatttatttctttattatgtgtgccacagcacacatgtagagatcaggggacaactttcaggagttgttcTCTACAACATGTGTCTCAAGAATCAAATTTAGCTTGAGGCCTGGCCCTCCGAGCCATCTCCTAGGGCCAAGGAGATGTCCTCTGAAGTGGACTCTGTGCTGAAGTGAATGAGACACTGCATTTAAACTATTACAAGGctacagatatttttattgtatttgcttAATAACTGGCTTTTGTGAGTATTCCAGTGGACTCACCTTCTGAGTTCCAAATTCACTGTTCTCAACAGCGATAGGTAGCATCAAATGCTAAGAGGCTCCTTTCAGAGCCAAGTCTTATCTCTACGACAGGAATGAAAACAAGAGACCGTACTGAATCTCAGCCACTGTGGAGTTTCAGATGGCATACTTCTGCTTAGAGTCCCTGCAAATTCCATCACCGATCTTCCACACCAATTCAAAAGTTACGATAATTTGAGCTATGATCAGGTCTTACTGATGAGTAGAACTACGATTGACAGCACTTAATGACAAATAAGCTTAATGAAAGCAGATGTGAGAATGAAACTATGCCTGACTCTATGTAGGCAAAGCCCACAAGGGTCAGTGACCACAGCGGCCCTGCTGCACTGGCACATTCTAAGGCTCAGTGCTAACCTGAGTCTCCAGATGCCAGAGACAAGCAAAGGGTCCCCAAGCACATCCTAAGATGGAGTCGTGGCAACTAGTTTCAGATTCTCATTGTCACGTTTTTATGGCCATAAGGATCAAACTCCTGGCCTTGCACACATTCAGGACAAGTGCACTATGGATGGATTGAACTCCTAACCTGATTTTGTTATTTCTAAGCAGACATTCCTGTAATCTTCCACTGTTTACAACTGTGGCTGGGATTGAGCTCTGTCTATATTCCCACTTCTCTCACCATCTACTTCAACTCAGCCAGCCATATCCCTCATTCAAGCTAAGCCTTGCTGCTGAGTACAATTCAGATGACTTACTTCACTAAAGCCGCAGTGATCCAGGCATCATAAATCCACTGGGTGGGACCTCTGCTTTAACCCTGTCCTGTTCAAGGCAGTCTAGAACTAGGGAAATGTGACGGTTTTGATGAGGACTGGAGTGATGtgaattcacatttttattcacTGAGGGGAAAAATAAGGACGATTTTAATTACATCCTCCCATCTCCATCCCTGAAGATTGTGAGTCAACTCACTCCTGAGAGAGCCCAGATaaaacagaggaagacagagccaTGTGAGCGGCTGGCTTTGATGCTGCCTGTCGTCCAGGAACAGGCTCAGGCTTCCACATTCAATTGCATTCTCTCTAATAGAGTTTCAGGATGAACGCAGTCCTGGGGTGcacattaatatatttatttcaaaactAAACTCTGACTTCTTCCTGACAAGGAACAAATCTAATGTGACTACTGTTTTAGCAATGAGCATGGCTTTGCCTATTAGATCAGACAGGCACACTTTCTTCAAATTAAATGATTTATACATGTAGAGTATAtgattaaagattttattaaaatgataaatcCTTTTTATTTACGTGGGCAGGGAATGAGGTCCAGGAGTGAAAACTAGatttttgtcatttataaaaTACCCTGCTGTAGGGATGAGTGGcaccagaagaaggaaccagCCATGGCAGCTGTTGGAGTGAGTAGTGGGATAGAGACCGGAGGTACATTCAGAATCTCAAAGGTGTTATCAGGAATACCAGGTGGAAAGAATTAGCCCTGGGCCATACCTATGCCACTACCAAAACATCTGCtcagtcctctctcctctctttattGCCCCCTGAGAGAGATGCCAAAGTCTAGGGAGGAAGTGGCAAACCCAGGAGCCTATAACCATCTCAAGATAGAGCAAAGCCAAGATTTTAAATTACTCCAATTTTAGTATGTGTGCTGCCAGAGCAAACATCTAGTTTTAAGTGACCGTGGCACTAGCCTGGGCATCTTCTAGAAGAGTGGATACTGTTCTTTTGAAAGACAGAAGCCACAAGAATTTAATTATCTATATGACTTGAGGTATTACAGGGCCTGCTCAAAGTTTCATCCATCCGTATTTCAGATGACATTCTCATAGGTGGCAACAGAGTAAAGCTACTTTCTGCTCTCACAGAGGCTAGTTCACTAAATATattagggacacacacacacatacacacaattgggacaccttttattttatttatccttgTGTTTTATCTAGCTGGGCTAGCATTCTAACATCAGGATAGCAGCCTCACGCTTAGGCTACTCTCCTAAATGTACTTTGGAATCCTAGTTGAAAGATATGGCATGCTCAGGAAAGCTCTACATTTGCCGTCTCTACTTAACGAAGTACAAAGGAACACGTTGCTTTATAAATTACAACCCAGGCCTTGTGATGGATGACCTACTATGTTTGAAGTCTGCTGCCTCTATAACACCCACAAGCCATGCTATCACGCACCTCAGCAGACAGACTAAACTGTCGGGGTCCGCCTTCCTAACCTGTCCTTTTGTAGTAAATGCCTACAGGTGTTGGGAGATTCTCACAAAAGCTGTGGGAattgaagaaagagggagagactcGAGAGCTGGACATGTTTCTAATTCGTATTTCAGTTTGCCAACGGCTATGACAACAGGAGTATCAGCCAGCAAGAGGACAGCCTCTTACAGTTTTAAGTGacttaaaataaaagtcaaaaccGTCACTGAACTCTCAAATATAACAAGACTAGGGTACTCTAGGAGGAAGACATTAAGCTAAGAAAATGGAGAAGGTCACTTTGGAACTGACTTCTTTGTAAATTTAACATTGAATATTAGCAATGCAATATCCAGTAGACTTagataacagaagaaaaattttaaacatgaggtCATGTAAATTCACCACAATATTCTCAAAAGAAGGACAAATGAGGAAGGATGAGAAAGTATTTCAGGCCTGAGTCTACCTCGAGTCGCTGCACATGCCACATGGGTGATCCTATGACGATGGCCACCAGCCACACCACACCTGCAAAAATGGGACAGTTAGCAAACGTGATAAAGCTTGATAAACTGTATGTATGCCTAATTCTCTAACTATCAAGATGTCTGCTCTCCAGTGGCGTTCCTCTTCTCTGCCCGCGAGGGAGAGCAATTATTTGTGGTCATCCTAAAAGTGTGCGTGTGAGGGTGGGGACATGGGGGTGGTAGTAGGTGTGGGAgagtgtggaggtgggggtgtatgtgcatgtgcatgtgcccctgtgtatgtgcgtgtgctcctgtgtatgtgcgtgtgctcctgtgtatgtgtgtgtgctcctgtgtatgtgcgtgtgctcccgtgtatgtgcgtgtgctcctgtgtatgtgcgtgtgctcttgtgtatgtgtgtgtgctcttgtgtatgtgtgtgtgctcctgtgtatgtgcatgtgcacctgtgtatgGCATGTGcgcctgtgtatgtgcatgtgcacctgtgtatgtgtgtgtgtacctgtgtatgtgtgtgtgctcctgtgtatgtgtgtgctcctgtgtatgtgtgtgtgcacctgtgtatgtgcgtgtgcacctgtgtgtgtgcttgtgcacctgtgtgtgtgtgtgtgtgtgtgtgtgtgtgtgaccctagAGCAGATCACCAGGTCTCCTGATCTAGCACTCTCTATGCTATTATACGGAGATAACatctcactgaagctggagttCACTAGTTTCAACTACACTGGCCAAGAAACCCCAGCCATGCTCTTGTCTCCCtggtcccagtgctggggttagagacaTGTCTGGACATAGctgtctttttatgtgggtgtaaggtatccaaactcaggtccttgtaattgcacagcaaacaccttttcttacccactgagccagctccccagatCCCCAGCTCcgcagctccccagctccccagttccccagctccccagctccccagatCCCCAGCTCCGCAGCTCCCCAGTTCCcctgctccccagctccccacctccccagctcccctgctccccagctccccagctcccctgctccccagctcccttgctccccagctccccagcccctatGGCTTTTTAGTGTTAAAGACTCTTTTATATGACTGCACTgcctagaaggaaaaatccaaattCTATACTACAGCTTGACCACATCCTTCCAACAGAGCATGTCTTCCCACCTAGACCCACCTACAGGGGAAGGATTATGTGGTTCATTGCCATTCCTGTATCCCAGAATGCCTTGCCCTGTCCAGTGTCCATCTGTGGGATTGTTTCCAGAATAACTCAGAAGTCACGTTCCCTAAGTGACTTGAAGGTTGCCATCATTTCCAAATGAACTACTTCTTTAGTGAGTTTGTGCCTACCACGTCATGACTCCTATTCATGTCTTCTCAGCCTCCCTCAAGTCCTGCAGGGCAACAATAACCCACTTCCACTTTTTTCTTCGAGTGAGAATCTAAGAAAATTTTTAGCCCTTAGTAGGAGCTGATCCATGTTTGTTGGACTAATGAATAACTtcctataatttaaatttatttgtgtgtatttgtatgttgtctgcatgaatgtctgtaaACCATGCACATGACTGATGCCTGAGTCCAAGAGAGGATAGCAGATGCCCTTGGACTGGCATTAAAGTCaggtaagccaccatgtgggtgctgcgaatCAAAGTCCAATCCTCTGAAGAAAAAaactagccagtgctcttaaccactgaagtgTCTCTCCAGTcttgaaatgaataaattttaaacatattacAGACCACCTTCTATCATTTCTTATTCAAGTCTAATACAtacatatcattttaaaagattcagttttattatttttatttatgtgtacgtgtgtgtacctgtgtgagtgaATACCTCACGTACCTATTCAGgtcctatggaggccagaagagggtgtcagattccttgttgctagagttacaggctgttgttaTTCATCTGACCTAGAACTAGGAATGGAGACCGGATCCTCTCAAAGAGTGCTATGCTGTCTTAATCTATGAGAAatctcctcagcctccaaagcATGTATCTTTCCATTAACCTTAAAGTTAACATTCAAGAAAATGAGTTTCATTATTGACCTTACATTATTTAGGCCTAGGTGTCATTACACATtatactccccacccccccacccccagtattCTATTCTCACTCCAGCTGTTTTCCTCCTACCCTCTTGGAGGGGGTATCCACAAATAGGATGCTGACCTGAAGTCCTTCAGGTATATAGAATGCAGCTGAATGATATATCTGGAGCATGTGGTAGCTTTGCTTTCTTGAGAAAGCTACAGACTGATTTCCCTAGTGGCTGCGCTTTCACATCCCACAGCAGTGATGTGCTCCTCATATTTTATCTCATATGTAGAAACAAGaaaactgtgtgtatgtgagaaacagaaacacacacagaaaaaaaaatatggaaagagacagacagagagaaaaagagtgtgGGGGTGTAGCTATGAAAGGATCTTAACATGATCATTAAATCTTACATGCATTTTCATGCAAATGTCATTACTTAAGTTTTTATGACTAGAAAAAAATGCCACTTGTAactgtaccatattttctttatcctttcataTGATGATGGGTAGCTGTGCTATTCCTATTTCCTACTTATTGTGAGTGAAAGCAATAGTTGTGGATGCATGCCTCTGGGATGTTGACTTAGAACCCTCTGGGTATATAGAATGTAGCCAAGTATCACCCATAACTGGTGCCCATGGGAGTTCTATTTACATAGcagctaatttctttttcttttgagaaagctTCACACTGATTTCCCCAGTGGCTGCAGTTTCACACTCCTCAGCAGTAACGTGCTCCTTTATCCACCTCCTTGTCAGCatttgttgcatttttttctccctttatgaTGGCCATTCTGAGTGGGGTGCAATGGAATCTCATGTCAtttacaatttcattttcttcattgctaagGATGGTGAGTGCCTTTTCAAGTATTCATTGGCCATTTGTGTTGCTTCTCTGGGGGAActatttattgagttctttagcCCTTTAATTGATTGACTAACTTTTCGAGTGTTTAAcatttgtaattatttatatgttttagacATCAAAGGTGCTTGCTGTTGATCTGATAACCTGAATTTGAGCCCCAGAACTCACACAGCGGAAAAAAAGGAACTGATTCCTGCAAATGATCCTCTGACTCCACGTGTTTgttgtggcatgcacacacaagcatatacatgtatttgcatgcatgtgtgcatgcacacatgcacaagcgcacacacacacacacacacacacacacaaataatgtgatgaaataaataaatgtaagaaatgactttctcatgtactatggtgcctcacatttgaccatgtcccctggagggggagacctggtggcactcagaggaaggacagcaagtagccaagaagagacttgacaccctatgagaatatacaggtggaggtaatccccctcaggaacagtcataggggaggggaataatgggaaaatggggagggggaggaatgggaggatacaagggatgggataaacattgagatgtaacaagaataaattaaaaaaaagaaagaaagaaagaaaagtttaattAAGTGGCTGTAGCTGTGTAAGTTTTATCTGAGTCTTCCATTGGTCTATCTGCCTGTTTTTCTGCTTGCACTGTGTTGTTTTCCAACCTTGTCTCTGTAATATAATTTGAAGTTAGCTATTGAGCTGCCTGTAGCACTGGGGGTTTTTGCTCAAGGTTGATTTTactcttcagtgtcttttgtgaATGTGAATTCAAAATGTTACTGGGATTTTAATGGAAATTGTACTGTGGATCGCTTTTGATAATAGAAGCCACTTTCACAATATTAACTCTGTCAATGAATGAGCATGGGGAACTGTCCCACTTCTAgtgtcctcttcaatttctttcttcacagttCTTAAGTTC
The Acomys russatus chromosome 10, mAcoRus1.1, whole genome shotgun sequence genome window above contains:
- the LOC127194287 gene encoding pyroglutamylated RF-amide peptide receptor-like; the encoded protein is MPWNLTAEQLSALLRLHNLTRAQFIARYGLRPLVLTPQLPARARLALLLAGLLIFALALFGNALVVYVVTRSKAMRTVTNIFICSLALSDLLIVFFCIPVTMLQNVSDTWLGGAFICKMVPFVQCTAIVTEILTMTCIAVERHQGLVHPFKMKRQYTNQRAFTMLGVVWLVAIVIGSPMWHVQRLEIKYDFLYEKEHICCLEEWSSPVHQKIYTTFILIILFLLPLVLLLALYGKIGYELWIKKRVGDGSVLQTIHGKEMFKIARKKKRAVIMMVTVVALFAVCWAPFHIVHMMIEYSNFEKEYDEVTIKMIFAIVQIIGFFNSICNPIVYALMNENFKKNFVSAVCYCIVKETLSPARRRRSSGAMVMQRRAKLAGEENPVETKGEALGDSNIHVKWCEQPEKRKKKKKSQVASCPL